A single window of Candidatus Acidiferrales bacterium DNA harbors:
- a CDS encoding tetratricopeptide repeat protein has protein sequence MAALLEKGQLALDAGDFAAAAENFEQARRLAPEEPAAWRGLLLTYLQSKRLSEALAIGRQAIGRWPQEPTFHHWLGLAYFQSGQKDRAIEVLRGAEQVAPRSYEIHYDLALVYLSSRQYPQAAEQLEKALQLNPGVALAHLLLGRAYLNTNRTLPAVEQFKTALRLDPRIPLGHYHLGFAYESLGRNAQAIAEFRKELALHPNNPEVLYRLGHTLLESGELSAAAAKLREVIRLDEGRPEAHYDLGKALFLTGDTPGATQALRRAIELKPDDPNAHYQLARGLEKLGNRAEATKEFARFAELKKSQQQTGGMAYQPH, from the coding sequence GTGGCCGCGCTTCTTGAGAAGGGCCAACTGGCTCTCGACGCGGGCGACTTTGCTGCCGCTGCGGAAAACTTTGAGCAGGCCCGGCGACTGGCACCCGAGGAGCCGGCGGCCTGGCGCGGGCTTCTCTTGACCTATCTCCAGAGCAAGAGGCTTTCTGAGGCGCTGGCCATCGGACGGCAAGCTATCGGGCGCTGGCCGCAAGAGCCGACCTTTCATCACTGGCTGGGTCTCGCCTATTTTCAAAGCGGGCAGAAGGACCGAGCGATCGAAGTGCTTCGTGGGGCGGAGCAGGTCGCTCCCCGGAGCTATGAAATCCATTATGACCTGGCCCTGGTCTATTTGAGCAGTCGTCAATACCCGCAGGCTGCTGAGCAATTGGAAAAAGCGCTGCAACTCAACCCCGGGGTCGCGCTGGCTCACCTCCTGCTCGGGCGTGCTTATCTGAACACCAACCGGACTTTGCCGGCGGTCGAGCAATTCAAGACCGCCTTGCGCCTCGATCCCAGGATTCCGCTGGGCCACTATCATTTGGGCTTCGCCTACGAAAGCCTGGGGCGGAACGCCCAAGCCATCGCTGAGTTCAGAAAAGAGCTTGCCTTGCACCCGAACAATCCGGAAGTCCTTTACCGCCTGGGGCACACGTTGCTGGAAAGCGGTGAACTGTCCGCCGCGGCGGCGAAGCTCCGAGAGGTAATCCGGCTGGATGAAGGAAGACCCGAGGCCCACTACGACCTCGGCAAGGCCTTGTTCCTTACGGGTGACACACCGGGTGCCACTCAGGCGTTACGGCGCGCCATTGAACTCAAGCCGGATGATCCCAACGCCCACTATCAACTGGCACGGGGTCTTGAAAAGCTTGGGAACAGGGCAGAGGCAACCAAGGAATTCGCGCGGTTTGCTGAGTTGAAAAAGAGCCAGCAACAAACCGGGGGCATGGCCTACCAACCGCATTAG